A stretch of Allostreptomyces psammosilenae DNA encodes these proteins:
- a CDS encoding fumarylacetoacetate hydrolase family protein, whose amino-acid sequence MRIARFSLDGNVAFGVVEGDQTDPRDTEGLTVTPIDGHPFGPFQTVGTPIPLGAVRLLAPTLPSKVVAVGRNYAEHAAELGNEVPQAPLTFLKPSTSVIGPGGEVVYPRFSADVHHEAELAVVIGRMCREVPRARVQDVILGYTCANDLTARDVQRAEAQWTRAKGFDTSCPLGPWVVTDLDPADLAITCTVGGELRQAGRTGQMVHSVADLVVHISEAMTLLPGDVILTGTPAGVGPVTVGDEVAVTIEGIGTLTNRVVKRG is encoded by the coding sequence GTGCGTATCGCCAGGTTCTCCCTCGATGGAAACGTCGCGTTCGGTGTGGTCGAGGGTGACCAGACCGATCCCCGCGACACCGAGGGGCTCACCGTCACCCCCATCGACGGCCACCCCTTCGGTCCCTTCCAGACCGTCGGCACGCCCATCCCGCTGGGCGCCGTCCGGCTGCTCGCCCCGACCCTGCCCAGCAAGGTCGTCGCGGTCGGCCGCAACTACGCCGAGCACGCCGCCGAGCTCGGCAACGAGGTCCCGCAGGCCCCGTTGACCTTCCTCAAGCCCTCCACCTCGGTGATCGGCCCCGGCGGCGAGGTCGTCTACCCCCGGTTCTCCGCCGACGTCCACCACGAGGCGGAGCTCGCCGTGGTCATCGGCCGGATGTGCCGCGAGGTGCCGCGCGCCCGGGTCCAGGACGTGATCCTGGGCTACACCTGCGCCAACGACCTCACCGCCCGCGACGTCCAGCGCGCCGAGGCGCAGTGGACCCGCGCCAAGGGCTTCGACACCTCATGCCCGCTCGGCCCCTGGGTGGTCACCGACCTCGACCCCGCCGACCTGGCCATCACCTGCACGGTCGGCGGCGAACTGCGGCAGGCCGGCCGCACCGGCCAGATGGTCCACTCGGTGGCCGACCTGGTGGTGCACATCAGCGAGGCCATGACGCTGCTCCCCGGCGACGTCATCCTCACCGGAACCCCGGCGGGCGTCGGGCCCGTCACCGTCGGCGACGAGGTCGCCGTCACCATCGAAGGCATCGGCACTCTCACCAACCGGGTGGTCAAGCGTGGCTAG
- a CDS encoding sensor histidine kinase has protein sequence MRKHRGDTGNQGGHAAGAEVSAAASPDARATAAPAGGPPSPTGDAPAAARVPAAASTGGAADGPEDGARATDGGRTPRRTGAGGSAPAGSRRVAALFSPAHWRIRTRISALLLLPVITAVVLGGLRIQASIEDAAELQQVQALSTLAEESTRLADTLQQERDATAALLTLRRPSSPAVQEAYANTDEALERYDDRAADIDLSGLTGGRSTLVQVTRQLGSLDDVRRTAFSPDADINQTTDQYHTMIESLLGVSSEIAQATSNNELINDTRALSIFSSAKEYNTIQRSLITAALANSQEEGMSAADQFYGRSAMISESGALERFNTVYGERGRELTATLRTGNADINEATTFRTQLFTNYRDDLLSTTTWQTWQERSFAEYELMVDVEQQVLADLRANAERLRTEAEQQVWINAGLIGVTLIVAVVGALLIARTMVRSLNRLRSSALDVAERRLPELVSALSKADPDEVDTTVESIGLHTREEIGEVARAFDAVHEEAVRLATEQALLRGNVNAMFTNLSRRSQGLIQRQLTLISELESREADPDQLANLFRLDHLATRMRRNGENLLVLAGEEPGRRWTRPVPLVDVLRAAASEVEQYERVELSSVPQSEVAGRVVNDLVHLVAELLENATSFSSPQTKVRITGHKLPDGRMLVEIHDTGIGMSPADLADANERLDNPPRVDVSVSRRMGLFVVGRLSTRHGIRVQLKSSEAGGTTALVMLPVDVLGRGGKTRPAGGKGRKATAGRPRAGATAPNGTRTPATPATGRPTGSPAGAPPAPEQRGEQFTATAALPTLSDPAPTAAPSGGRSGGGRHGDRRAGGAPDPLAIPGQPTPRYADDRYLTDPSGTGTTGTGTTGTPAPAAEPAGPGTAREASGEGRSGTGRRPADQQGADQRRADRDGATASATGRHETAGWDRTGREDAPGGRTRAERPATGDGDRADAPNGRQDTGQYSTTSEYPTGQYPAAEQYPAAEQYPAGRYATGEYPAEPYSGTGQYPTGQYPAGQYPTDQYSTGQYATGQYSTDQYPTDQYSTGQHATDQYSTGQYATGQYPTGQYPTDQYAADQYSTGQYAKGQYPGDRYADGAAAAGDGYPAERYPAEGDRAAEHDGRRPQAPGGNEPAGRPAPEADRGDRAAEAYADPAYPAGRYDTGQYPADPYATGGHPLPGRPDEAAPGAGAGRRAEDGARPALDRAPGEPTGTGPGAPERPDATGRPALEGTAERPLPELDARPTQGRELPPATGDRPAQPAADPAGTPSPGGTPIFDSVESGWFAGGRAERMNAIPVRKDPSPAEQTDRADQAGGPDAPAEPPARPDQPAAPAPRRPLPGRPTPGRALPGEAEARRPAPAPDAPDAGRPAAAGRPESTWNATPSDTEWRRAEQLRDPATDGVTTSGLPRRVPRANLVAGSAPGATESASQPPQISRTPSDVRGRLTSLRRGVQRGRQGGTGAGSAFEGGPFGDAAQRDGSGNGDQ, from the coding sequence TTGAGGAAGCATCGCGGCGACACGGGGAACCAGGGGGGACACGCCGCCGGCGCCGAGGTGAGCGCGGCCGCGTCCCCGGACGCACGCGCCACCGCCGCGCCGGCCGGCGGACCGCCCTCCCCGACGGGTGACGCGCCAGCGGCCGCCCGCGTGCCCGCCGCGGCCTCCACCGGTGGTGCCGCCGACGGGCCCGAGGACGGCGCCCGCGCCACCGACGGCGGCAGGACCCCGCGGAGGACCGGCGCCGGCGGCTCCGCCCCGGCCGGCTCCCGCCGGGTCGCCGCCCTCTTCTCCCCCGCCCACTGGCGGATCCGCACCCGCATCAGCGCCCTGCTGCTGCTGCCCGTGATCACCGCCGTCGTCCTCGGTGGCCTGCGCATCCAGGCCTCCATCGAGGACGCCGCCGAACTCCAGCAGGTGCAGGCGCTCAGCACACTGGCCGAGGAGTCCACCCGGCTCGCCGACACCCTGCAGCAGGAGCGCGACGCCACCGCCGCGCTGCTCACCCTGCGCCGGCCCAGCTCGCCGGCCGTCCAGGAGGCCTACGCCAACACCGACGAGGCACTGGAGCGCTACGACGACAGGGCCGCCGACATCGACCTGTCCGGCCTGACCGGCGGCCGCTCCACCCTGGTCCAGGTCACCCGTCAGCTCGGCTCGCTGGACGACGTGCGCCGCACCGCGTTCAGCCCCGACGCCGACATCAACCAGACCACCGACCAGTACCACACCATGATCGAGAGCCTGCTCGGCGTCTCCTCCGAGATCGCGCAGGCCACCAGCAACAACGAGCTGATCAACGACACCCGGGCGCTGTCGATCTTCTCCAGCGCCAAGGAGTACAACACCATCCAGCGCTCGCTGATCACCGCCGCCCTGGCCAACAGCCAGGAGGAGGGCATGTCCGCGGCCGACCAGTTCTACGGCCGCTCCGCGATGATCTCCGAGAGCGGCGCCCTGGAGCGCTTCAACACCGTCTACGGGGAGCGCGGCCGCGAGCTGACCGCCACGCTGCGCACCGGCAACGCGGACATCAACGAGGCCACCACCTTCCGCACCCAGCTGTTCACCAACTACCGCGACGACCTGCTGTCCACCACCACCTGGCAGACCTGGCAGGAGCGCTCCTTCGCCGAGTACGAGCTGATGGTGGACGTCGAGCAGCAGGTGCTGGCCGACCTGCGGGCCAACGCCGAGCGGCTGCGGACCGAGGCCGAGCAGCAGGTGTGGATCAACGCCGGCCTGATCGGCGTCACGCTGATCGTGGCCGTGGTCGGCGCACTGCTCATCGCCCGCACCATGGTCCGCTCGCTGAACCGGCTGCGCTCCTCCGCCCTGGACGTCGCCGAGCGGCGGCTGCCCGAGCTGGTCAGCGCCCTGTCCAAGGCCGACCCCGACGAGGTGGACACCACGGTCGAGTCGATCGGCCTGCACACCCGCGAGGAGATCGGCGAGGTGGCCCGCGCGTTCGACGCGGTGCACGAGGAGGCCGTGCGGCTGGCCACCGAGCAGGCGCTGCTGCGGGGGAACGTCAACGCGATGTTCACCAACCTCTCCCGCCGCAGCCAGGGCCTCATCCAGCGCCAGCTGACCCTGATCTCGGAGCTGGAGAGCCGCGAGGCCGACCCGGACCAGCTCGCCAACCTCTTCCGGCTGGACCACCTGGCCACCCGCATGCGCCGCAACGGCGAGAACCTGCTGGTCCTCGCCGGCGAGGAGCCCGGCCGCCGGTGGACCCGACCGGTGCCGCTGGTCGACGTGCTGCGCGCCGCCGCCTCCGAGGTGGAGCAGTACGAGCGCGTCGAGCTCTCCTCCGTGCCGCAGTCCGAGGTCGCCGGGCGCGTCGTCAACGACCTCGTGCACCTCGTCGCCGAGCTGCTGGAGAACGCCACCTCCTTCTCCAGCCCGCAGACCAAGGTCCGGATCACCGGTCACAAGCTGCCGGACGGCCGGATGCTGGTGGAGATCCACGACACCGGCATCGGCATGTCGCCGGCCGACCTGGCGGACGCCAACGAGCGGCTGGACAACCCGCCGCGGGTGGACGTCTCCGTCTCCCGCCGCATGGGCCTGTTCGTGGTCGGCCGGCTGTCCACCCGGCACGGCATCCGCGTGCAGCTGAAGTCCAGCGAGGCCGGCGGCACCACCGCCCTGGTGATGCTCCCGGTGGACGTGCTGGGCCGCGGCGGCAAGACCCGGCCGGCCGGCGGCAAGGGCCGCAAGGCCACCGCCGGACGCCCCCGCGCCGGCGCCACCGCCCCGAACGGGACGCGGACCCCGGCGACGCCCGCCACCGGGCGGCCCACCGGCTCCCCGGCCGGCGCGCCCCCCGCCCCCGAGCAGCGCGGCGAGCAGTTCACCGCCACCGCCGCGCTGCCCACGCTCTCCGACCCCGCGCCCACCGCCGCCCCGTCCGGCGGCCGGAGCGGCGGTGGGCGCCACGGCGACCGCCGCGCCGGCGGCGCGCCCGACCCCCTGGCGATCCCGGGCCAGCCCACCCCCCGGTACGCCGACGACCGCTACCTGACCGATCCCTCCGGCACGGGGACCACCGGCACCGGGACCACCGGCACCCCGGCTCCCGCGGCGGAGCCGGCGGGCCCCGGGACGGCGCGGGAGGCGTCCGGCGAAGGCCGGAGCGGCACCGGCCGGCGGCCGGCCGACCAGCAGGGGGCCGACCAGCGGCGGGCCGACCGCGACGGGGCCACCGCCTCGGCGACCGGACGGCACGAGACCGCCGGCTGGGACCGCACGGGTCGCGAGGACGCCCCGGGCGGCCGGACGCGTGCCGAGCGCCCCGCGACCGGCGACGGCGACCGCGCGGACGCCCCGAACGGCCGCCAGGACACCGGCCAGTACTCGACCACGAGCGAGTACCCGACCGGTCAGTACCCGGCCGCCGAGCAGTACCCGGCAGCGGAGCAGTACCCGGCCGGCCGGTACGCCACCGGCGAGTACCCGGCCGAGCCGTACTCCGGCACCGGCCAGTACCCCACGGGCCAGTACCCGGCGGGGCAGTACCCCACGGACCAGTACTCCACCGGTCAGTACGCCACCGGCCAGTACTCCACGGACCAGTACCCGACCGACCAGTACTCCACGGGCCAGCACGCGACCGACCAGTACTCCACCGGCCAGTACGCCACCGGCCAGTACCCGACGGGGCAGTACCCCACCGACCAGTACGCCGCGGACCAGTACTCCACCGGCCAGTACGCCAAGGGCCAGTACCCGGGCGACCGGTACGCCGACGGCGCCGCCGCGGCCGGCGACGGCTACCCGGCCGAGCGGTACCCAGCCGAGGGAGACCGCGCCGCCGAGCACGACGGGCGGCGCCCGCAGGCCCCCGGCGGCAACGAACCGGCAGGCCGCCCGGCCCCCGAGGCGGACCGCGGCGACCGCGCCGCCGAGGCGTACGCGGACCCGGCGTACCCGGCCGGCCGGTACGACACCGGGCAGTACCCCGCCGACCCGTACGCCACCGGCGGCCACCCGCTGCCCGGCCGCCCCGACGAGGCGGCCCCCGGCGCCGGCGCCGGCCGGCGCGCCGAGGACGGGGCCCGCCCCGCCCTCGACCGCGCCCCCGGCGAGCCGACGGGCACGGGCCCGGGCGCCCCGGAACGGCCCGACGCGACCGGCCGCCCGGCCCTCGAGGGCACCGCCGAGCGTCCGCTGCCGGAGCTGGACGCCCGGCCGACCCAGGGCCGGGAGCTGCCACCCGCGACCGGCGACCGGCCGGCGCAGCCGGCCGCCGATCCGGCCGGCACGCCCTCCCCCGGCGGCACCCCGATCTTCGACTCCGTGGAGTCCGGCTGGTTCGCCGGCGGACGGGCGGAGCGGATGAACGCCATCCCGGTGCGCAAGGACCCCTCCCCCGCCGAGCAGACGGACCGGGCCGACCAGGCCGGCGGCCCGGACGCGCCCGCGGAGCCGCCGGCGCGCCCCGACCAGCCGGCCGCCCCGGCCCCGCGCCGTCCGCTGCCCGGTCGCCCGACGCCCGGTCGCGCGCTGCCCGGCGAGGCCGAGGCCCGTCGCCCGGCCCCCGCGCCGGACGCCCCCGACGCCGGCCGGCCGGCGGCCGCCGGGCGCCCGGAGAGCACCTGGAACGCCACACCCAGTGACACTGAGTGGCGAAGGGCCGAGCAGTTGCGCGACCCCGCGACGGACGGCGTGACCACCTCGGGCCTGCCCCGGCGGGTCCCCCGAGCCAACCTGGTGGCCGGCTCCGCGCCGGGTGCCACGGAGTCCGCGAGCCAACCCCCGCAGATCTCCCGGACCCCCAGTGACGTGCGCGGACGGCTCACCAGCCTGCGCCGCGGCGTCCAGCGCGGGCGGCAGGGCGGCACGGGTGCCGGCAGCGCGTTCGAGGGCGGACCGTTCGGTGACGCCGCGCAGCGGGACGGCTCCGGAAACGGTGATCAGTGA
- a CDS encoding roadblock/LC7 domain-containing protein: MSQAAQNLNWLITHFVDNTPGVSHTVVVSADGLLLAMSEGFPRDRADQLAAVASGLTSLTAGASRIFEGGAVTQTVVEMERGFLFIMSISDGSSLAVLAHPECDIGLVGYEMALLVDRAGSVLTPALRAELQGSLLH; encoded by the coding sequence ATGAGCCAGGCGGCTCAGAACCTGAACTGGCTGATCACGCACTTCGTGGACAACACCCCGGGGGTGTCGCACACGGTGGTGGTCTCCGCCGACGGGCTTCTGCTGGCCATGTCGGAGGGGTTCCCGCGTGACCGCGCCGACCAGCTCGCCGCCGTCGCATCCGGCCTGACCTCGCTCACCGCGGGAGCCTCCCGCATCTTCGAGGGCGGAGCCGTCACCCAGACCGTCGTCGAGATGGAACGCGGCTTCCTGTTCATCATGTCCATCTCCGACGGCTCCTCCCTCGCCGTCCTCGCCCACCCCGAGTGCGACATCGGCCTCGTCGGCTACGAAATGGCCCTCCTCGTCGACCGCGCCGGCAGCGTCCTGACCCCCGCCCTACGCGCGGAACTCCAGGGCAGCCTCCTGCACTAG